A genomic window from Variovorax paradoxus includes:
- a CDS encoding glutamate carboxypeptidase translates to MRPSIYRTAIAAIAAVLATAFVAGAAWAQKRDNVLFQAATDEQPAVIKTLEKLVNIETGTGDAEGIAAAGSYLEGELKSLGFTVTRSKSAGIVVGDNIVGKIKGRGGKNLLLLSHMDTVYLKGTLAKAPFKIEGDKAYGPGIADDKGGNAVILHTLKLLKDYGVRDYGTITVLFNTDEEKGSFGSRDLIQEEAKLADYVLSFEPTSAGDEKLSLGTSGIAYVQVNITGKASHAGAAPELGVNALVEASDLVLRTMNIDDKSKNLRFNWTIAKAGNVSNIIPASATLNADVRYARNEDFDAAMKTLEERAQQKKLPEADVKVIVTRGRPAFNAGEGGKKLVDKAVGYYKEAGGTLGVEERTGGGTDAAYAALSGKPVIESLGLPGFGYHSDKAEYVDISAIPRRLYMAARLIMDLGAGK, encoded by the coding sequence ATGCGCCCATCCATCTACCGTACCGCCATCGCCGCCATCGCCGCCGTGCTGGCCACCGCCTTCGTGGCGGGCGCCGCCTGGGCCCAGAAGCGCGACAACGTGCTGTTTCAGGCTGCCACCGACGAGCAGCCCGCGGTGATCAAGACGCTGGAAAAGCTGGTCAACATCGAGACCGGCACAGGTGACGCAGAAGGCATCGCCGCCGCCGGCAGCTACCTCGAGGGCGAACTCAAGAGCTTGGGCTTCACCGTCACGCGCAGCAAGTCGGCCGGCATCGTGGTGGGCGACAACATCGTGGGCAAGATCAAGGGCCGTGGCGGAAAGAACCTGCTGCTGCTCTCGCACATGGACACCGTGTACCTGAAGGGCACTCTCGCGAAGGCGCCGTTCAAGATCGAAGGCGACAAGGCCTACGGGCCCGGCATTGCCGACGACAAGGGCGGCAACGCCGTCATCCTGCACACGCTCAAGCTGCTGAAGGACTACGGCGTGCGCGACTACGGCACCATCACCGTGCTGTTCAACACCGATGAGGAAAAAGGCTCCTTCGGCTCGCGCGACCTGATCCAGGAAGAAGCCAAGCTGGCCGACTACGTGCTCTCCTTCGAGCCCACCAGCGCCGGCGACGAGAAACTCTCGCTGGGTACCTCGGGCATCGCCTACGTGCAGGTCAACATCACCGGCAAGGCCTCCCATGCGGGCGCGGCGCCCGAGCTGGGCGTGAACGCGCTGGTCGAAGCCTCCGACCTCGTGCTGCGCACCATGAACATCGACGACAAGTCGAAGAACCTGCGCTTCAACTGGACCATTGCCAAGGCCGGCAACGTGTCGAACATCATCCCCGCCAGCGCCACGCTGAATGCCGACGTGCGCTATGCGCGCAACGAAGACTTCGACGCCGCGATGAAGACGCTGGAAGAACGCGCGCAGCAGAAGAAGCTGCCCGAGGCCGACGTCAAGGTGATCGTCACGCGCGGCCGCCCGGCCTTCAATGCCGGCGAAGGCGGCAAGAAGCTGGTCGACAAGGCCGTGGGCTACTACAAGGAAGCCGGCGGCACGCTGGGCGTGGAAGAGCGCACCGGCGGCGGCACCGACGCGGCCTACGCGGCGCTCTCGGGCAAGCCCGTGATCGAAAGCCTGGGCCTGCCGGGCTTCGGCTATCACAGCGACAAGGCCGAGTACGTGGACATCAGCGCCATTCCTCGCCGCCTGTACATGGCCGCTCGCCTGATCATGGATCTGGGCGCAGGCAAGTAA
- the iaaH gene encoding indoleacetamide hydrolase, which produces MSIFKTVSPALVLLCMGAVALPARAQPAAPDISTLTATEAVQQLCAGTVTSEQLVTAYLAQAKAKANLNAFITLDEAGALKAARAADALRKRGGACKPLAGLPVAIKDNIQVQGLPATAGTPALKGFVPTADAPVVARLRAAGAVVLGKTNMHELAFGVTGYNPAFQTGPEVGVRNAYDPSRIAGGSSSGNGTALGARMAPAALGTDTGGSVRIPCAFNGCASLRPTVGRYPQQGIAPISHTRDTAGPMAQSMADVALLDGVIAGGKPLKPADLKRVRLGVVPAMQANLDADTRAATDAAFAKLRAVGVTLVDVEMPKLMELNGAVGFPLALYEAHDDMVAYLAKYRTGIDIAQLTAGIASPDVKGTFETFVIPRKLPAASGVVDAKPIYENAMRVARPALQKLYRDTFAKNRLDALVFPTVPRVALAAGAEASSPENFGSLIQNTDPGSNAGIPGVQLPSGLGATSGLPVGLELDGPAGSDRKLLAVGLAVEQVLGRLPAPK; this is translated from the coding sequence ATGTCCATCTTCAAAACAGTTTCTCCCGCATTGGTGCTGCTGTGCATGGGCGCCGTAGCCCTGCCGGCGCGCGCGCAGCCTGCAGCCCCTGATATTTCCACGCTGACAGCGACCGAAGCCGTGCAGCAGCTGTGCGCCGGCACCGTCACCAGCGAGCAGTTGGTAACGGCGTATCTCGCCCAAGCCAAGGCCAAGGCGAACCTCAACGCCTTCATCACGCTCGACGAAGCCGGCGCGTTGAAGGCCGCGCGCGCCGCCGATGCACTGCGCAAGCGCGGTGGCGCCTGCAAGCCGCTGGCGGGGCTGCCGGTGGCCATCAAGGACAACATCCAGGTGCAGGGCCTGCCCGCAACGGCCGGCACGCCTGCGCTCAAAGGCTTCGTGCCCACCGCCGATGCACCGGTGGTCGCCAGGCTGCGCGCGGCTGGTGCAGTGGTGCTCGGCAAGACGAACATGCACGAGCTGGCCTTCGGCGTCACGGGCTACAACCCCGCGTTCCAGACCGGCCCCGAGGTGGGCGTGCGCAATGCCTACGACCCGAGCCGCATCGCGGGCGGCTCGTCGTCGGGCAACGGTACCGCGCTGGGCGCGCGCATGGCGCCTGCGGCGCTGGGCACCGACACGGGCGGGTCGGTGCGCATTCCGTGCGCGTTCAACGGCTGTGCGTCGCTGCGTCCGACAGTGGGGCGCTATCCGCAGCAGGGCATTGCGCCGATCTCGCACACGCGCGACACGGCGGGGCCGATGGCGCAATCGATGGCTGACGTGGCGCTGCTCGACGGCGTCATCGCAGGCGGCAAGCCGCTCAAGCCCGCCGATTTGAAGCGCGTGCGGCTTGGCGTGGTACCGGCCATGCAGGCCAACCTCGATGCCGACACGCGCGCCGCCACCGATGCCGCGTTTGCGAAGCTGCGCGCTGTCGGCGTCACGCTGGTCGATGTGGAGATGCCGAAGCTGATGGAGCTCAACGGCGCGGTCGGCTTTCCGCTGGCGCTCTACGAGGCGCACGACGACATGGTGGCCTACCTTGCGAAGTACCGCACGGGTATCGACATTGCACAGCTCACGGCCGGCATTGCCAGCCCCGATGTCAAGGGCACCTTCGAGACCTTCGTCATTCCGCGCAAGCTGCCCGCAGCCAGCGGCGTGGTCGATGCGAAGCCGATCTACGAGAACGCGATGCGCGTCGCGCGCCCGGCGCTGCAGAAGCTCTACCGCGACACCTTCGCGAAGAACAGGCTCGATGCGCTGGTGTTCCCGACGGTGCCGCGCGTGGCACTGGCCGCGGGGGCCGAAGCCAGCAGCCCCGAGAACTTCGGCTCGCTGATCCAGAACACCGACCCCGGCAGCAACGCCGGCATACCGGGCGTGCAGTTGCCATCGGGCCTCGGCGCAACCAGCGGCCTGCCCGTGGGCCTGGAGCTGGACGGCCCTGCCGGCAGCGACCGCAAGCTTCTGGCCGTGGGCCTCGCGGTGGAGCAGGTGCTCGGCCGGCTGCCGGCGCCTAAGTAA
- a CDS encoding helix-turn-helix transcriptional regulator, which produces MYLTGSEQHALRGVFTLLAEDRGEQEIREHLGWALLDLLHADQFASFVWDAASGSFGARVALHMDPANLDSYAQWHQHHDPITFVLQSRRRATRVTEVMPQRELMRTAFFNDFLARDGLHWGMNLHAFEGERALGDLRIWRRKGRGDFGDHEKALLDLIEPAFAGALQRAQRVAASVAPGDTREAAWALLSVREQEVARCVCEGLTDKEIARRLAVGVPTVRTYLRRIFDKLGIERRSALAGWAMPLALT; this is translated from the coding sequence ATGTACCTCACAGGCTCTGAACAGCACGCATTGCGCGGCGTTTTCACGCTGCTGGCGGAAGACCGCGGCGAGCAGGAGATCCGCGAGCACCTGGGCTGGGCGCTGCTCGACCTGCTGCATGCGGACCAGTTCGCCTCGTTCGTGTGGGACGCCGCGAGCGGCAGCTTCGGCGCACGCGTGGCGCTGCACATGGACCCCGCGAATCTCGACAGCTATGCGCAGTGGCACCAGCACCACGACCCGATCACCTTCGTGCTGCAGTCGAGGCGCCGCGCCACGCGCGTGACCGAGGTGATGCCGCAGCGCGAGCTGATGCGCACCGCGTTCTTCAACGACTTTCTCGCGCGCGACGGGCTGCACTGGGGAATGAACCTGCATGCCTTCGAGGGCGAGCGCGCGCTGGGCGACCTGCGCATCTGGCGCCGCAAGGGGCGCGGCGATTTCGGCGATCACGAGAAGGCGCTGCTCGACCTGATCGAGCCGGCGTTCGCGGGGGCCCTGCAACGGGCGCAGCGTGTGGCGGCTTCAGTCGCCCCGGGCGACACACGCGAAGCCGCATGGGCCTTGCTGAGCGTGCGCGAGCAGGAAGTGGCCCGCTGCGTGTGCGAAGGGCTCACCGACAAGGAGATCGCGCGGCGCCTCGCGGTGGGCGTGCCCACCGTGCGCACCTACCTGCGGCGCATCTTCGACAAGCTGGGCATCGAGCGCCGCTCGGCGCTCGCAGGCTGGGCCATGCCGCTCGCGCTTACTTAG
- a CDS encoding YchJ family protein, with translation MSANDPTTGPCPCGRTDRRDKPIGYALCCGRYLDDFGNTPAPDAESLMRSRYSAFVLERGEYLLATWHASKRPASIEFEPGVKWLGLDIRSRSVLDADHAEIEFVARQRSAATGAATRLHERSRFVREGDRWYYLDGDLQVPLG, from the coding sequence ATGAGCGCCAACGATCCCACCACCGGACCTTGCCCCTGCGGCCGTACAGACCGCCGCGACAAGCCCATCGGCTACGCCCTGTGCTGTGGCCGCTATCTCGACGATTTCGGGAACACGCCCGCGCCCGACGCCGAATCGCTGATGCGTTCGCGCTATTCGGCCTTCGTGCTGGAACGCGGCGAATATCTGCTCGCCACCTGGCACGCGTCGAAGCGGCCGGCCTCGATCGAGTTCGAGCCGGGCGTCAAATGGCTGGGGCTGGACATCCGCTCGCGCTCGGTGCTCGACGCGGACCATGCCGAAATCGAGTTCGTCGCGCGCCAGCGCAGCGCGGCCACGGGCGCCGCCACGCGCCTGCACGAGCGCAGCCGCTTCGTGCGGGAAGGCGATCGCTGGTACTACCTGGACGGCGACCTGCAAGTACCCCTGGGTTGA
- a CDS encoding hybrid sensor histidine kinase/response regulator, with product MPSTTPITEHASRPLLKRFRDYWIEAPNANPLVDQSLARAYVIDTRDTPLSAAVTAAVFWILFLVLTGNRGTLVWAVLVHAMQWNMHRHLHRLDPAAIDAATAARTRRRLELRMLFPGLVWALAPWLFFPHGDLAHILLMYFFVSGTTSVIIAALAQWWLAALCFGVPVFLSLALRLVLEPGSVTVIMGCLAVSQLVAALHYARKQNRLIVGSIENGFENARLAEALSRQLDHVAQLAAQRARIFAAANHDLRQPMHALAIFVDALDTRNPPTAENLRFMRDSVDALRGSIDALLDIAQLDGGVAPVRPEPMRLQPLFDALHGRFAALAAAKGLRLRVRPTQAAVQADARMLARLLGNLVDNAIKYTPSGTVLVCARHATPGAWRIEVRDSGVGIDARHQAQVFEEFFQIDNPGRDRSRGLGLGLSLVASTAQVMGSRIRVRTAPGRGSTFSLVLDETAAPPADDDLAVPAGPTEEAAALRILVLDDEQPVREAMRSLLSAWGHEVVLAANPREALQQAGVFDLMLSDLRLGSGLSGLAAAQALQAVGKARNVVVLTGETAHATRAEVERAGYALIYKPAGAQALQEAIAASRPA from the coding sequence ATGCCATCGACAACTCCCATCACCGAACACGCATCCAGGCCGCTGCTGAAGCGGTTCCGTGACTATTGGATCGAGGCGCCCAACGCCAATCCGCTGGTGGACCAGAGCCTGGCGCGCGCCTATGTGATCGACACGCGGGACACGCCGCTGTCAGCCGCCGTCACGGCCGCGGTGTTCTGGATCCTGTTCCTCGTTCTCACCGGCAACCGCGGCACGCTCGTGTGGGCCGTGCTGGTGCACGCGATGCAATGGAACATGCACCGCCACCTGCACCGGCTGGATCCGGCCGCCATCGATGCAGCCACTGCCGCGCGCACGCGCCGGCGGCTGGAGTTGCGCATGCTGTTCCCGGGGCTGGTGTGGGCGTTGGCGCCGTGGCTGTTCTTCCCGCATGGCGACCTTGCCCACATCCTGCTCATGTACTTCTTCGTGAGCGGCACGACCAGCGTGATCATTGCCGCGCTCGCCCAGTGGTGGCTGGCCGCCCTGTGCTTCGGCGTCCCGGTGTTCCTGAGCCTGGCGCTGCGGCTGGTGCTTGAGCCGGGCAGCGTGACGGTCATCATGGGGTGCCTTGCGGTGTCGCAGCTGGTGGCGGCCCTGCACTATGCGCGCAAGCAGAACCGGCTGATCGTCGGCTCCATCGAGAACGGCTTCGAGAACGCGCGCCTGGCCGAAGCGCTGTCGCGCCAGCTCGACCACGTGGCACAGCTCGCCGCGCAGCGCGCCCGCATCTTTGCGGCCGCCAACCACGACCTGCGCCAGCCCATGCATGCGCTGGCCATCTTCGTCGACGCGCTGGACACGCGCAATCCGCCCACGGCCGAGAACCTGCGCTTCATGCGCGACAGCGTAGATGCCCTGCGCGGCTCCATCGATGCGCTGCTGGACATCGCGCAGCTCGACGGCGGCGTGGCGCCCGTTCGCCCCGAGCCGATGCGCCTGCAGCCGCTGTTCGATGCGCTGCACGGGCGCTTTGCGGCGCTGGCCGCGGCCAAGGGGCTGCGCCTGCGCGTGCGCCCCACGCAAGCCGCGGTGCAGGCGGACGCGCGCATGCTCGCGCGGCTGCTCGGCAACCTGGTGGACAACGCGATCAAGTACACCCCCTCGGGCACCGTGCTGGTCTGCGCCAGGCATGCGACGCCGGGCGCCTGGCGCATCGAGGTGCGCGATTCCGGCGTGGGCATCGACGCGCGGCACCAGGCGCAGGTGTTCGAGGAGTTTTTCCAGATCGACAACCCCGGGCGCGACCGCAGCCGCGGGCTCGGGCTGGGCCTGTCGCTGGTGGCGAGCACGGCGCAGGTGATGGGTTCGCGCATCCGGGTGCGCACCGCACCGGGCCGCGGCAGCACCTTCTCGCTGGTGCTCGACGAGACGGCCGCGCCACCGGCAGATGACGACCTGGCCGTGCCGGCCGGGCCAACGGAAGAAGCTGCCGCCCTTCGCATCCTGGTGCTCGACGACGAGCAACCCGTGCGCGAGGCCATGCGTTCGCTCCTGTCCGCCTGGGGCCACGAGGTGGTGCTGGCGGCCAACCCGCGCGAAGCCTTGCAGCAGGCCGGCGTGTTCGACCTGATGCTGAGCGACCTGCGCCTGGGCAGCGGCCTCTCGGGCCTGGCCGCCGCGCAGGCCCTGCAAGCGGTCGGCAAGGCACGCAACGTGGTCGTCCTCACCGGCGAAACCGCGCATGCGACGCGGGCGGAGGTCGAGCGCGCAGGCTATGCGCTGATCTACAAGCCGGCAGGTGCGCAGGCCCTGCAGGAAGCCATTGCCGCAAGCCGGCCTGCCTAG
- a CDS encoding acyl-CoA dehydrogenase family protein — protein sequence MLLSADQEAIRDAVRDFSQAELWPNAPKWDREHSFPKEAHQGLAALGAYGICVPEENGGAGLDYLTLALVLEEIAAGDGGTSTAISVTNCPVNAILMRYGNAQQKKQWLEPLAQGQMLGAFCLTEPQAGSDASSLRTTARKDGDAYVIDGVKQFITSGKNGQVAIVIAVTDKGAGKRGMSAFIVPTDAPGYNVARLEDKLGQHSSDTAQINFDACRIPRENLIGAEGEGYKIALGALEGGRIGIAAQSVGMARSAFDVALVYAKERQAFGGSIFDQQAVGFRLAECATQLEAARQLIWHAASLRDAGRPCLKEAAMAKLFASEMAERVCSAAIQTLGGYGYVNDFPLERIYRDVRVCQIYEGTSDIQKLLIQRALA from the coding sequence ATGCTGCTCAGCGCCGACCAGGAAGCCATCCGCGACGCGGTGCGCGATTTCTCGCAAGCCGAACTCTGGCCCAACGCCCCCAAGTGGGACCGCGAGCACAGCTTTCCGAAGGAAGCCCACCAGGGTCTCGCCGCGCTGGGCGCCTACGGCATCTGCGTGCCTGAAGAGAATGGCGGCGCGGGCCTCGACTACCTCACGCTCGCGCTGGTGCTGGAAGAAATCGCGGCCGGCGACGGTGGCACCAGCACGGCCATCAGCGTGACCAACTGCCCGGTCAACGCCATCCTCATGCGCTACGGCAACGCGCAGCAAAAGAAGCAATGGCTCGAACCGCTGGCGCAGGGCCAGATGCTCGGCGCCTTCTGCCTCACCGAGCCGCAGGCCGGCAGCGATGCGTCGAGCCTGCGCACCACGGCGCGCAAGGACGGCGATGCCTACGTGATCGACGGTGTGAAGCAGTTCATCACCAGCGGCAAGAACGGCCAGGTGGCCATCGTCATCGCGGTAACGGACAAGGGCGCGGGCAAGCGCGGCATGAGCGCGTTCATCGTGCCGACCGATGCGCCGGGCTACAACGTCGCGCGCCTCGAAGACAAGCTGGGCCAGCACAGCAGCGACACCGCGCAGATCAACTTCGACGCTTGCCGCATTCCGCGCGAGAACCTGATCGGCGCGGAAGGCGAGGGCTACAAGATCGCGCTCGGCGCACTCGAGGGCGGCCGCATCGGCATTGCCGCGCAGAGCGTGGGCATGGCACGCAGCGCGTTCGATGTGGCGCTGGTGTATGCCAAGGAGCGCCAGGCCTTTGGCGGCTCGATCTTCGACCAGCAGGCCGTGGGCTTTCGCCTGGCCGAATGCGCGACGCAGCTCGAAGCCGCGCGCCAGCTGATCTGGCATGCCGCGAGCCTGCGCGACGCCGGTAGGCCTTGCCTGAAGGAAGCGGCCATGGCCAAGCTGTTCGCCAGCGAGATGGCCGAGCGCGTGTGCAGCGCAGCCATCCAGACGCTGGGCGGCTACGGCTACGTGAACGACTTCCCGCTGGAGCGCATCTACCGCGACGTGCGCGTGTGCCAGATCTATGAAGGCACTTCGGATATCCAGAAGCTGCTGATTCAACGCGCGCTGGCGTGA